A DNA window from Syngnathus typhle isolate RoL2023-S1 ecotype Sweden linkage group LG2, RoL_Styp_1.0, whole genome shotgun sequence contains the following coding sequences:
- the LOC133150022 gene encoding collagen alpha-1(XVIII) chain-like isoform X2 → MRGPNRWLTPQTCFSISIILLLGLQRIHTQYTEQSSLSLLQLIGDPPPDEIGRVRWPGGTQAYVFTSGAVSGQPALAYVPNPFYRHFSLLFHIKPSTSGPSVLFSITDGPQKLMYVAVKLSAVRAGRQTVQFFYTEPGSEKSYEAASFDVPSLVDKWSRFSLSVFEEQVTFYQDCDAVPRVVSFERSPDPMDLDRRAGIFVAQAGGADQDKFEGEIADLRLVGNSRAAERLCDDIDDDSDAASGDFGSGEGSRRQTGGGVKTTPASIRPVPEPPLIASKGSRFKETAGGKGAKGDRGEKGTRGDRGHAGPKGDPGSGFSSNAGGGGQKGEKGDKGSTTFGSKGDRGVQGLPGPPGPPGSAGEVTRLGDGSQSVPGAPGPPGRDGLPGPQGFPGKDGLPGPEGPPGFPGTPGIPGAKGDKGERGEGPPGPRGPPGPPGPGARNHPTFDDMEGSGYPDWEKIRGRVGPPGPPGPPGPPGTSVALGSNGPVAFGPPGPPGRNGLPGSPGLTGPPGQPGLRGEKGDCGELNSLGGAAEKGSRGDPGLPGTPGQTGLAGLPGPMGPPGPPGRPGPPGSPSPFSFNDREGFETNGGSPGPQGPPGIPGLAGRPGIPGSNGDKGAEGPSGPPGIPGLDGFPGQLGSKGDRGEKGEQGLPGRDGGQPGPPGPPGPPGQIIYQGGATGVGIPGQAGFPGPIGPKGEKGDTGLPGFATKGAKGEPGVILGSDGRPLNLAGLTGEPGDIGPPGPVGPPGPYGPSGQKGEIGLPGRPGRPGLNGIQGEKGEPGGGSGTAYQGPPGPPGPPGPPGPASRAYDDYSRYYPDTKGEKGDPGTPGLPGIPGAGTNFDFYAFKNELKGETGLKGEKGEPGSGHYDPRYGGSGIGAPGVPGPPGPRGDSIRGPPGPEGPPGPPGRGYDGRPGPPGPPGPPGVASFPGPHRGTQTISIPGPPGPPGVPGTPGHASGVTVLQSYDIMTATARRQPEGSLVYIMDRTDLYLRVRDGVRQIQLGGYIPLPSVDVNEVAAVEPPPVVPYPPHGNSNDSHRQSERPEQVNPDRNSQPDPRHSGQPYQPYHPYQTNPDGRDQTLPDGRYRPDTRHTAQPDPRYPAPTDPRYPSYTDRVNNQDGRYYAVTPQRRPAPPVVQNPVHRHTSGPGLHLIALNQPQTGSMKGIRGADFLCFSQAQSIGMKGTFRAFLSSRLQDLQSIVRRADRDHMPILNLKDEVLFDNWDSIFNGGTIKENVPIYSFDGKDVLRDNTWPEKMMWHGSVSNGQREVDAFCESWRMNSHVLAGKASSLQSGSLLQQTSSSCSNSYVVLCVENSYIGHSRR, encoded by the exons ATGCGTGGACCTAACAGGTGGTTGACCCCGCAGACCTgcttcagcatcagcatcatcCTGCTTTTGGGGCTCCAGCGGATACACACCCAGTACACAG AGCAAAGCAGTTTGTCTCTGCTCCAGCTAATCGGAGATCCGCCACCCGATGAGATCGGTCGGGTCCGGTGGCCAGGCGGCACCCAGGCCTACGTCTTCACCTCGGGGGCCGTGTCGGGCCAGCCGGCTCTGGCCTATGTGCCCAACCCATTCTACCGCCACTTCTCCCTCCTCTTTCACATCAAGCCGTCCACTTCGGGCCCCTCGGTCCTCTTCTCCATCACCGACGGGCCGCAGAAGCTCATGTATGTGGCCGTCAAGCTCAGCGCCGTGCGGGCGGGTCGCCAGACGGTGCAGTTTTTCTACACCGAGCCTGGTTCGGAGAAGTCGTACGAGGCGGCTAGCTTCGACGTGCCGAGCCTGGTGGACAAATGGAGCCGGTTCTCGCTGTCCGTCTTTGAGGAGCAGGTGACCTTCTACCAGGACTGTGATGCGGTGCCACGAGTGGTGAGCTTTGAGCGTTCCCCGGATCCCATGGACCTGGACAGAAGAGCAGGCATCTTTGTCGCTCAGGCCGGGGGGGCCGACCAGGACAAGTTTGAG GGCGAAATCGCCGATCTGAGGCTGGTGGGAAACTCTCGGGCGGCCGAGCGCTTGTGTGACGACATCGATGACGACTCTGATGCT GCCTCTGGCGACTTTGGTAGCGGTGAAGGTAGCAGGAGGCAGACAGGAGGCGGAGTGAAG ACCACTCCAGCATCCATCAGGCCGGTGCCCGAGCCCCCGCTGATTGCCTCAAAAGGAAGCAGATTTAAAGAAACAG CTGGAGGTAAAGGAGCGAAAGGTGACAGAGGAGAGAAAGGTACCCGTGGGGACAGAGGCCACGCAGGGCCCAAGGGAGACCCAGGCTCAGGTTTCTCctcaaatgctggaggtggcggaCAGAAG GGAGAAAAGGGAGATAAG GGTAGCACAACTTTTGGAAGTAAAGGAGACCGTGGCGTTCAGGGCCTTCCAGGTCCGCCGGGTCCTCCTGGGTCTGCGGGTGAGGTTACCCGCCTTGGAGATGGCTCACAGAGTGTGCCCGGAGCTCCCGGACCTCCGGGCCGAGATGGATTGCCTGGTCCGCAGGGGTTCCCAGGAAAGGATGGACTACCT GGTCCTGAAGGGCCGCCAGGTTTCCCAGGAACGCCTGGAATTCCCGGTGCaaaaggagacaag GGTGAGCGGGGCGAAGGACCACCTGGACCCAGAGGTCCACCGGGACCTCCTGGACCAGGAGCTAGAAATCATCCG ACATTTGATGACATGGAGGGCTCAGGATACCCAGATTGGGAGAAGATCCGG GGTCGTGTTGGTCCTCCAGGTCCCCCGGGCCCCCCGGGCCCACCTGGTACATCAGTTGCACTTGGATCTAATGGTCCAGTTGCCTTTGGACCTCCTGGCCCACCTGGAAGGAACGGTTTACCG GGTTCTCCTGGACTCACTGGTCCACCGGGTCAACCTGGGCTCCGAGGAGAGAAG GGCGACTGCGGTGAACTCAACTCTCTTGGAGGAGCTGCAGAGAAG GGTTCTCGTGGTGACCCGGGACTTCCGGGGACGCCAGGACAGACTGGGTTAGCAGGGCTTCCGGGTCCCATGGGCCCACCTGGACCTCCGGGCCGACCAGGGCCACCCGGATCGCCAAGCCCCTTTAGCTTT AATGATCGAGAGGGCTTCGAGACAAATGGTGGCTCACCTGGACCACAG GGTCCTCCAGGTATTCCAGGTCTGGCG GGTAGACCAGGTATACCCGGAAGCAATGGTGACAAAGGAGCAGAGGGACCAAGCGGTCCACCAGGAATTCCAGGTCTGGATGGTTTTCCCGGACAACTG GGCTCGAAAGGAGATCGAGGGGAGAAGGGGGAACAA GGTCTGCCAGGTCGTGACGGAGGACAACCTGGACCTCCGGGGCCTCCCGGACCTCCTGGGCAGATCATTTATCAGGGTGGTGCT ACGGGAGTAGGAATTCCGGGCCAAGCTGGATTTCCT GGGCCCATTGGACCGAAAGGGGAAAAAGGCGATACGGGTCTTCCAGGGTTTGCCACGAAG GGTGCAAAAGGAGAGCCTGGTGTCATCCTGGGTTCGGATGGGAGACCTCTGAACCTGGCGGGCTTGACAGGAGAACCG GGAGATATCGGACCTCCGGGCCCAGTTGGACCTCCA GGCCCTTATGGCCCTTCAGGTCAAAAAGGAGAAATTGGACTTCCAGGTAGACCA ggTCGACCGGGACTGAACGGCATTCAAGGAGAAAAAGGCGAGCCGGGCGGCGGGTCCGGTACCGCATACCAA GGTCCCCCAGGTCCTCCGGGCCCACCTGGACCTCCTGGACCAGCATCCAGA GCTTATGATGACTATTCCAGGTATTATCCAG ACACCAAAGGAGAGAAAGGTGACCCCGGGACACCCGGATTACCCGGCATACCAG GTGCCGGGACAAACTTTGACTTTTATGCCTTTAAG AATGAATTGAAGGGTGAAACGGGTTTGAAAGGAGAGAAAGGAGAACCAGGCAGCGGCCATTACGACCCACGATATGGGGGAAGCGGAATAGGAGCACCAGGAGTTCCCGGACCTCCA GGCCCCAGAGGGGACTCTATTCGTGGCCCACCGGGTCCCGAAGGGCCACCCGGTCCACCAGGCAGAGGCTACGACGGCCGCCCTGGACCACCAGGGCCACCTGGACCCCCTGGCGTCGCCTCCTTCCCCGGACCTCATCGAGGCACGCAAA CTATCAGCATTCCTGGACCACCTGGGCCACCTGGAGTACCCGGAACACCTGGACATGCTTCCGGG GTAACAGTGTTGCAGTCCTATGACATCATGACAGCCACTGCTAGAAGACAACCTGAGGGTTCTCTGGTCTACATCATGGACCGTACAGACCTTTACCTACGAGTCAGAGACGGGGTTCGTCAAATCCAG CTTGGAGGCTATATTCCATTACCAAGTGTAGAC GTTAATGAGGTTGCAGCCGTGGAGCCGCCACCGGTCGTTCCGTACCCCCCACACGGCAACTCCAACGACTCCCACAGGCAATCGGAGAGGCCAGAGCAAGTTAACCCGGACCGTAATTCTCAGCCCGACCCACGTCACTCAGGCCAGCCGTACCAGCCGTACCATCCGTACCAAACAAACCCCGACGGCAGAGACCAGACCCTTCCCGATGGCAGATACCGCCCTGACACACGGCATACAGCTCAGCCAGATCCGCGATACCCCGCCCCAACGGACCCCAGATACCCCAGTTACACAGACCGGGTCAATAACCAAGATGGCCGATACTACGCTGTGACCCCTCAGCGAAGGCCCGCCCCACCCGTGGTCCAGAATCCCGTCCACCGTCACACATCTGGTCCAGGG CTCCATCTCATCGCCTTGAACCAGCCCCAGACGGGATCTATGAAGGGCATCCGAGGCGCCGACTTCCTGTGCTTCAGCCAGGCTCAAAGCATCGGAATGAAGGGAACCTTCCGGGCCTTCTTGTCCTCCAGACTCCAAGATCTCCAGAGCATTGTCCGCAGAGCTGACAGAGATCACATGCCAATACTCAACTTGAAG GATGAGGTCTTGTTTGACAACTGGGATTCGATCTTCAACGGCGGCACCATCAAGGAGAATGTCCCGATCTACTCTTTTGATGGTAAAGATGTTCTCCGCGACAACACATG GCCTGAGAAGATGATGTGGCACGGCTCGGTCAGCAACGGTCAGCGGGAGGTGGATGCTTTCTGCGAGTCGTGGCGCATGAATAGTCACGTACTCGCCGGCAAGGCGTCCTCGCTGCAGAGCGGCAGTCTGCTCCAGCAGACTTCTAGCAGCTGCTCCAACTCCTACGTGGTGCTGTGCGTGGAGAACAGCTACATCGGCCATAGCAGGAGATAA
- the lg2h7orf57 gene encoding uncharacterized protein C7orf57 homolog has protein sequence MSAVVPNHRRTKPGGIKPGAAATGVTGPTSQIPGLSQTADESTAVERVSGRRVGIVESDSDYVKLAKQGGHKGLLSHDNDEDDKPKAAYNPNNWFSGDDSNSSSKATSPNGQAKGGKQPLLAPFGTDNSSTWERHPDIVTHDKDKMSPDGTAVQLEGLSVSNKYKRTSHDKQMPPVSMTKLLSHGYVEDKKKSPNDDDASSVTSEQTSTAATEDVDDLD, from the exons ATGAGTGCTGTTGTACCCAACCATCGAAGGACTAAGCCAGGAg GCATCAAGCCTGGAGCGGCAGCCACTGGGGTGACCGGACCGACGTCTCAGATTCCCGGTCTGTCCCAGACTGCTGACGAAAGCACAGCAGTGGAGAGGGTCAGCGGCCGGCGAGTTGGAATCGTCGAGTCCGACTCGGACTACGTCAAGCTCGCTAAGCAAGGCGGACATAAAG GCCTTTTGAGCCATGACAACGATGAGGATGACAAGCCCAAGGCAGCCTACAATCCCAACAACTGGTTTTCAGGTGATGACTCCAACAG cagcagcaaagcaaCATCTCCCAACGGCCAGGCCAAGGGCGGCAAGCAGCCGTTGCTTGCACCGTTTGGCACTGATAACAGTTCAACCTGGGAAAGACACCCCGATATAGTTACTCATGATAAAGATAAG ATGTCTCCTGATGGTACCGCAGTTCAGCTGGAGGGGCTGTCTGTGAGCAACAAGTACAAGAGAAC GTCTCACGATAAGCAAATGCCCCCGGTCAGCATGACCAAGCTGCTGAGTCACGGCTACGTGGAGGACAAAAAGAAGTCTCCCAATGATGACGATGCCTCAA GCGTGACCTCGGAGCAAACTAGCACCGCTGCAACGGAGGATGTGGATGACCTTGATTAG
- the LOC133150022 gene encoding collagen alpha-1(XVIII) chain-like isoform X1, which yields MLRVLLLALCVGGLEAWFWNADPEPTTPTSTDAPATTSGVKKVNEEGEDLSGLGEEILNVATGIRNLVKTWDHVTTSPGTTNGSLKVESAEWNVTGNVDGSGGGKGEEGSGDASGSGSGSGEDLVHTVVFSSNLSDANNGTLDPRCLPVPSGWPMCSKKRQQFFTLPNSFNHTSVEQVEATLQEWARLTRAGCHRHVEWFLCFLLVPECPSPTRVPLHLPCRSFCKQVQDSCWASLDSAEVPVECGLLPVEECVSVSYSEEQSSLSLLQLIGDPPPDEIGRVRWPGGTQAYVFTSGAVSGQPALAYVPNPFYRHFSLLFHIKPSTSGPSVLFSITDGPQKLMYVAVKLSAVRAGRQTVQFFYTEPGSEKSYEAASFDVPSLVDKWSRFSLSVFEEQVTFYQDCDAVPRVVSFERSPDPMDLDRRAGIFVAQAGGADQDKFEGEIADLRLVGNSRAAERLCDDIDDDSDAASGDFGSGEGSRRQTGGGVKTTPASIRPVPEPPLIASKGSRFKETAGGKGAKGDRGEKGTRGDRGHAGPKGDPGSGFSSNAGGGGQKGEKGDKGSTTFGSKGDRGVQGLPGPPGPPGSAGEVTRLGDGSQSVPGAPGPPGRDGLPGPQGFPGKDGLPGPEGPPGFPGTPGIPGAKGDKGERGEGPPGPRGPPGPPGPGARNHPTFDDMEGSGYPDWEKIRGRVGPPGPPGPPGPPGTSVALGSNGPVAFGPPGPPGRNGLPGSPGLTGPPGQPGLRGEKGDCGELNSLGGAAEKGSRGDPGLPGTPGQTGLAGLPGPMGPPGPPGRPGPPGSPSPFSFNDREGFETNGGSPGPQGPPGIPGLAGRPGIPGSNGDKGAEGPSGPPGIPGLDGFPGQLGSKGDRGEKGEQGLPGRDGGQPGPPGPPGPPGQIIYQGGATGVGIPGQAGFPGPIGPKGEKGDTGLPGFATKGAKGEPGVILGSDGRPLNLAGLTGEPGDIGPPGPVGPPGPYGPSGQKGEIGLPGRPGRPGLNGIQGEKGEPGGGSGTAYQGPPGPPGPPGPPGPASRAYDDYSRYYPDTKGEKGDPGTPGLPGIPGAGTNFDFYAFKNELKGETGLKGEKGEPGSGHYDPRYGGSGIGAPGVPGPPGPRGDSIRGPPGPEGPPGPPGRGYDGRPGPPGPPGPPGVASFPGPHRGTQTISIPGPPGPPGVPGTPGHASGVTVLQSYDIMTATARRQPEGSLVYIMDRTDLYLRVRDGVRQIQLGGYIPLPSVDVNEVAAVEPPPVVPYPPHGNSNDSHRQSERPEQVNPDRNSQPDPRHSGQPYQPYHPYQTNPDGRDQTLPDGRYRPDTRHTAQPDPRYPAPTDPRYPSYTDRVNNQDGRYYAVTPQRRPAPPVVQNPVHRHTSGPGLHLIALNQPQTGSMKGIRGADFLCFSQAQSIGMKGTFRAFLSSRLQDLQSIVRRADRDHMPILNLKDEVLFDNWDSIFNGGTIKENVPIYSFDGKDVLRDNTWPEKMMWHGSVSNGQREVDAFCESWRMNSHVLAGKASSLQSGSLLQQTSSSCSNSYVVLCVENSYIGHSRR from the exons ATGTTGAGGGTCCTGCTCCTGGCTCTGTGTGTTGGAGGCTTGGAGGCCTGGTTCTGGAACGCTGACCCGGAGCCCACCACGCCGACCTCTACGGACGCCCCCGCAACGACCAGTGGCGTGAAGAAGGTGAACGAGGAGGGTGAGGATTTGTCAGGGCTTGGAGAAGAAATCCTCAACGTAGCCACGGGAATCCGTAACTTGGTCAAGACCTGGGATCATGTGACCACCAGCCCCGGGACTACTAACGGTTCCCTGAAGGTGGAGAGCGCTGAGTGGAACGTGACGGGTAATGTTGACGGCTCGGGAGGAGGGAAGGGGGAGGAAGGCTCCGGTGATGCATCCGGATCAGGATCGGGGTCCGGGGAAGATCTCGTACACACCGTCGTCTTTTCCAGTAACTTAAGCGATGCGAACAACGGGACTCTGGATCCACGCTGTTTGCCCGTCCCGTCCGGTTGGCCCATGTGCTCCAAAAAGCGCCAGCAGTTCTTCACCTTGCCCAATTCTTTCAACCATACGTCCGTGGAGCAGGTAGAAGCCACCCTGCAGGAGTGGGCCCGGCTGACCCGGGCGGGCTGTCACCGACACGTAGAGTGGTTCCTCTGCTTCCTGCTGGTGCCCGAATGCCCGTCGCCCACCCGGGTACCTCTGCACCTGCCCTGCCGCAGCTTTTGCAAGCAAGTGCAGGACAGCTGCTGGGCGTCGCTGGACAGCGCCGAGGTGCCGGTGGAATGCGGCCTCCTGCCCgttgaggagtgtgtgtctgTTAGTTACTCGGAAG AGCAAAGCAGTTTGTCTCTGCTCCAGCTAATCGGAGATCCGCCACCCGATGAGATCGGTCGGGTCCGGTGGCCAGGCGGCACCCAGGCCTACGTCTTCACCTCGGGGGCCGTGTCGGGCCAGCCGGCTCTGGCCTATGTGCCCAACCCATTCTACCGCCACTTCTCCCTCCTCTTTCACATCAAGCCGTCCACTTCGGGCCCCTCGGTCCTCTTCTCCATCACCGACGGGCCGCAGAAGCTCATGTATGTGGCCGTCAAGCTCAGCGCCGTGCGGGCGGGTCGCCAGACGGTGCAGTTTTTCTACACCGAGCCTGGTTCGGAGAAGTCGTACGAGGCGGCTAGCTTCGACGTGCCGAGCCTGGTGGACAAATGGAGCCGGTTCTCGCTGTCCGTCTTTGAGGAGCAGGTGACCTTCTACCAGGACTGTGATGCGGTGCCACGAGTGGTGAGCTTTGAGCGTTCCCCGGATCCCATGGACCTGGACAGAAGAGCAGGCATCTTTGTCGCTCAGGCCGGGGGGGCCGACCAGGACAAGTTTGAG GGCGAAATCGCCGATCTGAGGCTGGTGGGAAACTCTCGGGCGGCCGAGCGCTTGTGTGACGACATCGATGACGACTCTGATGCT GCCTCTGGCGACTTTGGTAGCGGTGAAGGTAGCAGGAGGCAGACAGGAGGCGGAGTGAAG ACCACTCCAGCATCCATCAGGCCGGTGCCCGAGCCCCCGCTGATTGCCTCAAAAGGAAGCAGATTTAAAGAAACAG CTGGAGGTAAAGGAGCGAAAGGTGACAGAGGAGAGAAAGGTACCCGTGGGGACAGAGGCCACGCAGGGCCCAAGGGAGACCCAGGCTCAGGTTTCTCctcaaatgctggaggtggcggaCAGAAG GGAGAAAAGGGAGATAAG GGTAGCACAACTTTTGGAAGTAAAGGAGACCGTGGCGTTCAGGGCCTTCCAGGTCCGCCGGGTCCTCCTGGGTCTGCGGGTGAGGTTACCCGCCTTGGAGATGGCTCACAGAGTGTGCCCGGAGCTCCCGGACCTCCGGGCCGAGATGGATTGCCTGGTCCGCAGGGGTTCCCAGGAAAGGATGGACTACCT GGTCCTGAAGGGCCGCCAGGTTTCCCAGGAACGCCTGGAATTCCCGGTGCaaaaggagacaag GGTGAGCGGGGCGAAGGACCACCTGGACCCAGAGGTCCACCGGGACCTCCTGGACCAGGAGCTAGAAATCATCCG ACATTTGATGACATGGAGGGCTCAGGATACCCAGATTGGGAGAAGATCCGG GGTCGTGTTGGTCCTCCAGGTCCCCCGGGCCCCCCGGGCCCACCTGGTACATCAGTTGCACTTGGATCTAATGGTCCAGTTGCCTTTGGACCTCCTGGCCCACCTGGAAGGAACGGTTTACCG GGTTCTCCTGGACTCACTGGTCCACCGGGTCAACCTGGGCTCCGAGGAGAGAAG GGCGACTGCGGTGAACTCAACTCTCTTGGAGGAGCTGCAGAGAAG GGTTCTCGTGGTGACCCGGGACTTCCGGGGACGCCAGGACAGACTGGGTTAGCAGGGCTTCCGGGTCCCATGGGCCCACCTGGACCTCCGGGCCGACCAGGGCCACCCGGATCGCCAAGCCCCTTTAGCTTT AATGATCGAGAGGGCTTCGAGACAAATGGTGGCTCACCTGGACCACAG GGTCCTCCAGGTATTCCAGGTCTGGCG GGTAGACCAGGTATACCCGGAAGCAATGGTGACAAAGGAGCAGAGGGACCAAGCGGTCCACCAGGAATTCCAGGTCTGGATGGTTTTCCCGGACAACTG GGCTCGAAAGGAGATCGAGGGGAGAAGGGGGAACAA GGTCTGCCAGGTCGTGACGGAGGACAACCTGGACCTCCGGGGCCTCCCGGACCTCCTGGGCAGATCATTTATCAGGGTGGTGCT ACGGGAGTAGGAATTCCGGGCCAAGCTGGATTTCCT GGGCCCATTGGACCGAAAGGGGAAAAAGGCGATACGGGTCTTCCAGGGTTTGCCACGAAG GGTGCAAAAGGAGAGCCTGGTGTCATCCTGGGTTCGGATGGGAGACCTCTGAACCTGGCGGGCTTGACAGGAGAACCG GGAGATATCGGACCTCCGGGCCCAGTTGGACCTCCA GGCCCTTATGGCCCTTCAGGTCAAAAAGGAGAAATTGGACTTCCAGGTAGACCA ggTCGACCGGGACTGAACGGCATTCAAGGAGAAAAAGGCGAGCCGGGCGGCGGGTCCGGTACCGCATACCAA GGTCCCCCAGGTCCTCCGGGCCCACCTGGACCTCCTGGACCAGCATCCAGA GCTTATGATGACTATTCCAGGTATTATCCAG ACACCAAAGGAGAGAAAGGTGACCCCGGGACACCCGGATTACCCGGCATACCAG GTGCCGGGACAAACTTTGACTTTTATGCCTTTAAG AATGAATTGAAGGGTGAAACGGGTTTGAAAGGAGAGAAAGGAGAACCAGGCAGCGGCCATTACGACCCACGATATGGGGGAAGCGGAATAGGAGCACCAGGAGTTCCCGGACCTCCA GGCCCCAGAGGGGACTCTATTCGTGGCCCACCGGGTCCCGAAGGGCCACCCGGTCCACCAGGCAGAGGCTACGACGGCCGCCCTGGACCACCAGGGCCACCTGGACCCCCTGGCGTCGCCTCCTTCCCCGGACCTCATCGAGGCACGCAAA CTATCAGCATTCCTGGACCACCTGGGCCACCTGGAGTACCCGGAACACCTGGACATGCTTCCGGG GTAACAGTGTTGCAGTCCTATGACATCATGACAGCCACTGCTAGAAGACAACCTGAGGGTTCTCTGGTCTACATCATGGACCGTACAGACCTTTACCTACGAGTCAGAGACGGGGTTCGTCAAATCCAG CTTGGAGGCTATATTCCATTACCAAGTGTAGAC GTTAATGAGGTTGCAGCCGTGGAGCCGCCACCGGTCGTTCCGTACCCCCCACACGGCAACTCCAACGACTCCCACAGGCAATCGGAGAGGCCAGAGCAAGTTAACCCGGACCGTAATTCTCAGCCCGACCCACGTCACTCAGGCCAGCCGTACCAGCCGTACCATCCGTACCAAACAAACCCCGACGGCAGAGACCAGACCCTTCCCGATGGCAGATACCGCCCTGACACACGGCATACAGCTCAGCCAGATCCGCGATACCCCGCCCCAACGGACCCCAGATACCCCAGTTACACAGACCGGGTCAATAACCAAGATGGCCGATACTACGCTGTGACCCCTCAGCGAAGGCCCGCCCCACCCGTGGTCCAGAATCCCGTCCACCGTCACACATCTGGTCCAGGG CTCCATCTCATCGCCTTGAACCAGCCCCAGACGGGATCTATGAAGGGCATCCGAGGCGCCGACTTCCTGTGCTTCAGCCAGGCTCAAAGCATCGGAATGAAGGGAACCTTCCGGGCCTTCTTGTCCTCCAGACTCCAAGATCTCCAGAGCATTGTCCGCAGAGCTGACAGAGATCACATGCCAATACTCAACTTGAAG GATGAGGTCTTGTTTGACAACTGGGATTCGATCTTCAACGGCGGCACCATCAAGGAGAATGTCCCGATCTACTCTTTTGATGGTAAAGATGTTCTCCGCGACAACACATG GCCTGAGAAGATGATGTGGCACGGCTCGGTCAGCAACGGTCAGCGGGAGGTGGATGCTTTCTGCGAGTCGTGGCGCATGAATAGTCACGTACTCGCCGGCAAGGCGTCCTCGCTGCAGAGCGGCAGTCTGCTCCAGCAGACTTCTAGCAGCTGCTCCAACTCCTACGTGGTGCTGTGCGTGGAGAACAGCTACATCGGCCATAGCAGGAGATAA